In the Astatotilapia calliptera chromosome 5, fAstCal1.2, whole genome shotgun sequence genome, one interval contains:
- the tusc2a gene encoding tumor suppressor 2, mitochondrial calcium regulator a: MGGSGSKAKGVWPFSGSGGESGNDGNEQSLARLKGSKNATPFVFTRRSSLYYDEDGDLAHEFYEETVVTKNGRKKSKLKRIQKNLIPQGIVKLDHPCIHVDFPIVLCEV, encoded by the exons ATGGGAGGAAGTGGATCCAAAGCCAAAGGTGTCTGGCCTTTCTCAGGCAGCGGAGGCGAGTCAGGAAATGATGGGAACGAGCAGTCTCTGGCCCGGCTGAAAGGCTCTAAGAATGCAACACCATTTGTTTTTACAAGGAGaag TTCTTTGTATTATGATGAGGACGGTGACCTCGCCCATGAATTCTACGAGGAGACGGTCGTGACAAAAAATGGCAGAAAGAAGTCCAAGTTGAAGAGGATCCAGAAAAATCTAATTCCACAG ggAATTGTGAAGCTCGACCACCCGTGTATTCATGTCGATTTCCCCATCGTCCTCTGTGAGGTGTGA
- the LOC113022310 gene encoding ras association domain-containing protein 1 isoform X2: MSWEEFIELRDLRSTKEQIELTGTRAPCSPPRLERTNALRISPGRVPDLLSRVGIIRVLSSSQDPQLTEEKGEGHDFQPCSHAQPTWCDLCGDFIWGLYKQSLRCVNCKFTCHYRCRALIQLDCSWERGSLADPTCVVEYTIETDTNVDEQIELSKQELTVVDIQQKVKEYNAQINSNLFMNMNKDGSYTGFIKVQFKLARPVSVPTPKKGGNDTGGRRASGVKRRTSFYLPKDASKHLHISSRTSAREVIEALLKKFTVVDNPAKFALFERSERHDQVYIRKLSDTERPLRLRLCAGPNEKVLSFVLKENETGEVNWHAFSMPELKNFLRILQREEEEHIKQIVQRYALARTKMQEALAGSTPG, translated from the exons ATGTCTTGGGAGGAGTTCATCGAGCTCCGTGACCTCAGGTCGACCAAAGAGCAGATAGAGCTGACGGGGACGCGCGCTCCGTGCTCACCTCCGCGCCTAGAGAGAACCAACGCCCTGAGGATCAGCCCGGGAAGGGTCCCAGACCTACTGAGTCGTGTGGGCATTATCAGAGTCCTGAGCAGCAGCCAGGACCCACAGCTCACAGAGGAGAAAGGAGAGGGCCACGACTTCCAACCCTGTAGCCACGCTCAGCCCACGTGGTGCGACCTGTGTGGAGACTTTATCTGGGGCCTTTACAAGCAGAGCCTGCGGTGTGTCA ATTGTAAATTCACATGTCACTACCGATGCCGTGCCCTGATTCAACTGGACTGCAGCTGGGAACGAGGCTCCTTGGCTGACCCCACATGTGTCGTGGAGTACACCATAGAAACGGACACAAACGTG GATGAACAGATTGAATTGAGTAAGCAGGAGCTGACAGTGGTGGACATTCAGCAGAAAGTGAAGGAGTACAATGCTCAGATCAACAGCAATCTGTTCATGAACATG AACAAGGATGGGTCCTACACCGGCTTCATAAAGGTGCAGTTCAAGCTGGCCCGACCCGTGTCTGTTCCCACCCCAAAGAAAGGAGGCAACGACACAGGCGGGAGGCGGGCCAGCGGAGTGAAGCGGCGCACCTCTTTCTACCTGCCGAAGGACGCGTCCAAGCATTTGCACATAAGTTCTCGAACTTCGGCTCGTGAGGTCATCGAGGCTTTGTTGAAGAAGTTCACCGTTGTGGACAATCCCGCCAAGTTTGCTCTATTTGAGCGCAGCGAGCGTCACGACCAAG TTTATATCCGTAAGCTGTCTGATACCGAGCGTCCTCTTCGTCTGCGTCTGTGCGCTGGACCGAATGAGAAAGTCCTCAGTTTTGTGCTGAAAGAGAACGAAACTGGCGAAGTCAAT TGGCATGCCTTCTCCATGCCCGAGTTAAAGAACTTCCTGCGGATTCTGCAGCGTGAAGAGGAGGAACATATCAAGCAGATCGTGCAGCGCTACGCGTTGGCTCGCACTAAAATGCAGGAGGCTCTGGCTGGCTCAACGCCCGGCTGA
- the LOC113022310 gene encoding ras association domain-containing protein 1 isoform X1: MISGCTLIIQSLCFLSVSDKNGGNPALSDTMSWEEFIELRDLRSTKEQIELTGTRAPCSPPRLERTNALRISPGRVPDLLSRVGIIRVLSSSQDPQLTEEKGEGHDFQPCSHAQPTWCDLCGDFIWGLYKQSLRCVNCKFTCHYRCRALIQLDCSWERGSLADPTCVVEYTIETDTNVDEQIELSKQELTVVDIQQKVKEYNAQINSNLFMNMNKDGSYTGFIKVQFKLARPVSVPTPKKGGNDTGGRRASGVKRRTSFYLPKDASKHLHISSRTSAREVIEALLKKFTVVDNPAKFALFERSERHDQVYIRKLSDTERPLRLRLCAGPNEKVLSFVLKENETGEVNWHAFSMPELKNFLRILQREEEEHIKQIVQRYALARTKMQEALAGSTPG; the protein is encoded by the exons ATGATTTCAGGTTGCACTCTGATTATACAGagtctgtgttttttgtcagtTAGTGATAAAAATGGAGGAAACCCGGCCCTGAGTGACACAATGTCTTGGGAGGAGTTCATCGAGCTCCGTGACCTCAGGTCGACCAAAGAGCAGATAGAGCTGACGGGGACGCGCGCTCCGTGCTCACCTCCGCGCCTAGAGAGAACCAACGCCCTGAGGATCAGCCCGGGAAGGGTCCCAGACCTACTGAGTCGTGTGGGCATTATCAGAGTCCTGAGCAGCAGCCAGGACCCACAGCTCACAGAGGAGAAAGGAGAGGGCCACGACTTCCAACCCTGTAGCCACGCTCAGCCCACGTGGTGCGACCTGTGTGGAGACTTTATCTGGGGCCTTTACAAGCAGAGCCTGCGGTGTGTCA ATTGTAAATTCACATGTCACTACCGATGCCGTGCCCTGATTCAACTGGACTGCAGCTGGGAACGAGGCTCCTTGGCTGACCCCACATGTGTCGTGGAGTACACCATAGAAACGGACACAAACGTG GATGAACAGATTGAATTGAGTAAGCAGGAGCTGACAGTGGTGGACATTCAGCAGAAAGTGAAGGAGTACAATGCTCAGATCAACAGCAATCTGTTCATGAACATG AACAAGGATGGGTCCTACACCGGCTTCATAAAGGTGCAGTTCAAGCTGGCCCGACCCGTGTCTGTTCCCACCCCAAAGAAAGGAGGCAACGACACAGGCGGGAGGCGGGCCAGCGGAGTGAAGCGGCGCACCTCTTTCTACCTGCCGAAGGACGCGTCCAAGCATTTGCACATAAGTTCTCGAACTTCGGCTCGTGAGGTCATCGAGGCTTTGTTGAAGAAGTTCACCGTTGTGGACAATCCCGCCAAGTTTGCTCTATTTGAGCGCAGCGAGCGTCACGACCAAG TTTATATCCGTAAGCTGTCTGATACCGAGCGTCCTCTTCGTCTGCGTCTGTGCGCTGGACCGAATGAGAAAGTCCTCAGTTTTGTGCTGAAAGAGAACGAAACTGGCGAAGTCAAT TGGCATGCCTTCTCCATGCCCGAGTTAAAGAACTTCCTGCGGATTCTGCAGCGTGAAGAGGAGGAACATATCAAGCAGATCGTGCAGCGCTACGCGTTGGCTCGCACTAAAATGCAGGAGGCTCTGGCTGGCTCAACGCCCGGCTGA
- the LOC113022310 gene encoding ras association domain-containing protein 1 isoform X3, whose amino-acid sequence MPVVSMTTAASSSDKTPSFEMTWGSSTSSGYCSDSDSDSEFEQYFTARTSFFPKIRKDTVSPAVKQDEQIELSKQELTVVDIQQKVKEYNAQINSNLFMNMNKDGSYTGFIKVQFKLARPVSVPTPKKGGNDTGGRRASGVKRRTSFYLPKDASKHLHISSRTSAREVIEALLKKFTVVDNPAKFALFERSERHDQVYIRKLSDTERPLRLRLCAGPNEKVLSFVLKENETGEVNWHAFSMPELKNFLRILQREEEEHIKQIVQRYALARTKMQEALAGSTPG is encoded by the exons ATGCCGGTAGTCAGCATGACCACCGCGGCTAGCAGCTCGGATAAAACTCCCTCCTTTGAGATGACCTGGGGCAGCTCCACCAGCAGCGGCTACTGCAGCGACTCGGACTCTGACTCCGAGTTCGAGCAGTACTTCACCGCCCGGACATCTTTCTTCCCCAAAATCCGAAAAGATACTGTCAGTCCCGCAGTTAAGCAG GATGAACAGATTGAATTGAGTAAGCAGGAGCTGACAGTGGTGGACATTCAGCAGAAAGTGAAGGAGTACAATGCTCAGATCAACAGCAATCTGTTCATGAACATG AACAAGGATGGGTCCTACACCGGCTTCATAAAGGTGCAGTTCAAGCTGGCCCGACCCGTGTCTGTTCCCACCCCAAAGAAAGGAGGCAACGACACAGGCGGGAGGCGGGCCAGCGGAGTGAAGCGGCGCACCTCTTTCTACCTGCCGAAGGACGCGTCCAAGCATTTGCACATAAGTTCTCGAACTTCGGCTCGTGAGGTCATCGAGGCTTTGTTGAAGAAGTTCACCGTTGTGGACAATCCCGCCAAGTTTGCTCTATTTGAGCGCAGCGAGCGTCACGACCAAG TTTATATCCGTAAGCTGTCTGATACCGAGCGTCCTCTTCGTCTGCGTCTGTGCGCTGGACCGAATGAGAAAGTCCTCAGTTTTGTGCTGAAAGAGAACGAAACTGGCGAAGTCAAT TGGCATGCCTTCTCCATGCCCGAGTTAAAGAACTTCCTGCGGATTCTGCAGCGTGAAGAGGAGGAACATATCAAGCAGATCGTGCAGCGCTACGCGTTGGCTCGCACTAAAATGCAGGAGGCTCTGGCTGGCTCAACGCCCGGCTGA
- the zmynd10 gene encoding zinc finger MYND domain-containing protein 10 isoform X1 — MDTSVILPVEAEGFIQSLETFSLKEVGSESRWFKQHDYIEKLNMQAILNASAMHDEFVKDLLVSFGKIHILVHEMILIEVWKKKVFPILCQLEDFNPEKTFHLYMVIHHEATIINLLETIMFHKDSCDAADDSLLDLVDYCHRKLTLLASEAIKDVAVTYDQHKQTSSLEELQVQSAALEFEISLKAVSVLRYITDHADSISIISRMLCTHNLPCVLVQLIDHCPWSRCREGNVQKHIDGKWQTIPVEDHLKMNKLDGQVWLSLYNLLLKEEFQRKYNFNSFNKSQLLKLRGFLTDVLIDQLPNLVDLQRFLAHLAVSDPAPPKKELILEQIPEMWNRIISENSRKWKAIAKYQVKETFSPSESDLRQQAQRLAQTYNLDVMESLLPEKPKCGSCGREATKRCSRCRGEWYCHRECQVKHWPKHKKACQLMTETTEKIIS, encoded by the exons CAGATGGTTCAAGCAGCATGATTATATTGAGAAACTTAACATGCAGGCAATACTGAATGCCTCTGCCATGCACGATGAGTTTGTCAAGGACCTCCTGGTTTCATTTGGAAAG ATACACATCCTGGTCCATGAGATGATCCTTATTGAGGTGTGGAAGAAAAAAGTGTTTCCCATCTTATGCCAGCTGGAGGATTTCAATCCAGAGAAGACTTTTCATCTTTACATGGTG ATCCATCATGAAGCCACCATCATAAATCTACTTGAAACCATAATGTTTCACAAG GATTCATGTGATGCAGCAGATGACTCTCTTCTTGACTTGGTGGATTACTGCCATCGAAAACTCACCCTGCTGGCGAGTGAAGCGATTAAGGATGTTGCTGTGACATATGaccaacacaaacagacatcCTCTCTAGAG GAGCTGCAGGTGCAGAGTGCAGCTTTGGAGTTTGAAATCTCTCTGAAAGCCGTGTCAGTGCTGCGCTACATTACAGACCACGCAGACAG CATCAGCATTATCAGTCGAATGCTGTGCACCCATAACCTTCCTTGTGTACTGGTTCAGCTGATTGACCACTGCCCCTGGAGTCGCTGCAGAGAAG GTAACGTGCAAAAGCACATTGATGGCAAGTGGCAGACGATACCTGTAGAggatcatttaaaaatgaacaaactggACGGTCAGGTCTGGCTTTCCCTTTACAATCTGCTGCTAAAAGAAGAATTCCAGAGAAAATACAACTTCAACAGTTTCAACAAGAGCCAGCTTCTGAAG CTCAGAGGTTTCTTGACTGATGTCTTGATTGATCAGCTGCCAAATCTGGTGGATCTGCAGCGTTTCCTGGCTCATCTTGCTGTTTCAGATCCAGCCCCTCCAAAAAAAGAGCTGATTTTGGAGCAG ATCCCAGAAATGTGGAACCGCATTATCAGTGAGAATTCTAGAAAGTGGAAGGCAATAGCAAAGTATCAAGTCAAAGAAACATTCAGCCCATCTGAAAGTGACTTGAGACAACAGGCCCAGAG GCTGGCCCAGACGTACAACTTGGATGTAATGGAGAGTTTACTTCCTGAGAAACCAAAATGTGGATCCTGTGGGAGAGAGGCCACAAAGAGATGTTCTCGCTGCCGAGGAGAGTGGTACTGTCACAG AGAGTGTCAAGTGAAGCACTGGCCAAAACACAAGAAAGCCTGCCAGCTCATGACCGAGACCACCGAGAAGATCATCAGCTGA
- the zmynd10 gene encoding zinc finger MYND domain-containing protein 10 isoform X2, whose protein sequence is MDTSVILPVEAEGFIQSLETFSLKEVGSERWFKQHDYIEKLNMQAILNASAMHDEFVKDLLVSFGKIHILVHEMILIEVWKKKVFPILCQLEDFNPEKTFHLYMVIHHEATIINLLETIMFHKDSCDAADDSLLDLVDYCHRKLTLLASEAIKDVAVTYDQHKQTSSLEELQVQSAALEFEISLKAVSVLRYITDHADSISIISRMLCTHNLPCVLVQLIDHCPWSRCREGNVQKHIDGKWQTIPVEDHLKMNKLDGQVWLSLYNLLLKEEFQRKYNFNSFNKSQLLKLRGFLTDVLIDQLPNLVDLQRFLAHLAVSDPAPPKKELILEQIPEMWNRIISENSRKWKAIAKYQVKETFSPSESDLRQQAQRLAQTYNLDVMESLLPEKPKCGSCGREATKRCSRCRGEWYCHRECQVKHWPKHKKACQLMTETTEKIIS, encoded by the exons ATGGTTCAAGCAGCATGATTATATTGAGAAACTTAACATGCAGGCAATACTGAATGCCTCTGCCATGCACGATGAGTTTGTCAAGGACCTCCTGGTTTCATTTGGAAAG ATACACATCCTGGTCCATGAGATGATCCTTATTGAGGTGTGGAAGAAAAAAGTGTTTCCCATCTTATGCCAGCTGGAGGATTTCAATCCAGAGAAGACTTTTCATCTTTACATGGTG ATCCATCATGAAGCCACCATCATAAATCTACTTGAAACCATAATGTTTCACAAG GATTCATGTGATGCAGCAGATGACTCTCTTCTTGACTTGGTGGATTACTGCCATCGAAAACTCACCCTGCTGGCGAGTGAAGCGATTAAGGATGTTGCTGTGACATATGaccaacacaaacagacatcCTCTCTAGAG GAGCTGCAGGTGCAGAGTGCAGCTTTGGAGTTTGAAATCTCTCTGAAAGCCGTGTCAGTGCTGCGCTACATTACAGACCACGCAGACAG CATCAGCATTATCAGTCGAATGCTGTGCACCCATAACCTTCCTTGTGTACTGGTTCAGCTGATTGACCACTGCCCCTGGAGTCGCTGCAGAGAAG GTAACGTGCAAAAGCACATTGATGGCAAGTGGCAGACGATACCTGTAGAggatcatttaaaaatgaacaaactggACGGTCAGGTCTGGCTTTCCCTTTACAATCTGCTGCTAAAAGAAGAATTCCAGAGAAAATACAACTTCAACAGTTTCAACAAGAGCCAGCTTCTGAAG CTCAGAGGTTTCTTGACTGATGTCTTGATTGATCAGCTGCCAAATCTGGTGGATCTGCAGCGTTTCCTGGCTCATCTTGCTGTTTCAGATCCAGCCCCTCCAAAAAAAGAGCTGATTTTGGAGCAG ATCCCAGAAATGTGGAACCGCATTATCAGTGAGAATTCTAGAAAGTGGAAGGCAATAGCAAAGTATCAAGTCAAAGAAACATTCAGCCCATCTGAAAGTGACTTGAGACAACAGGCCCAGAG GCTGGCCCAGACGTACAACTTGGATGTAATGGAGAGTTTACTTCCTGAGAAACCAAAATGTGGATCCTGTGGGAGAGAGGCCACAAAGAGATGTTCTCGCTGCCGAGGAGAGTGGTACTGTCACAG AGAGTGTCAAGTGAAGCACTGGCCAAAACACAAGAAAGCCTGCCAGCTCATGACCGAGACCACCGAGAAGATCATCAGCTGA